AATCCGAGGGAAAATGAACAAAGCTGAAacttaaaagaattaaagaaagggAGCCACCTGGAGTGGAGCATGCGACATACAGTGGGGCAAAAAAGTCATGGCACCTTTGCAAATTTTGACTAAATTTAACAATTCtttgcaaaaaaattattaaatacattactttaaaaaataaattagtaatatagaactttttagataaattattaaaaaaactatcTTAAAGGGAATTATTAATAGTGCACTAATTaacgatttatttttaaaagtcaatTTTTTGAGAGAAAAAAGTAATGGCACGAAATCCAATTAATATTTAGTTGCATTCCCTTTTGCTAGCAGAACTGCTTCCAAtcgtttttttaagaaaaaattagtttttgacattctactttagaaatatttttctattcttcgtagcaaattgtttttaattcctggatattttttggttttcttaagccaacttttatttttaatattttccataagTTTTCGATGGGATTCAGGTCTGGCGATTGACTTGGCCATtccaaaacatttattttgtttttttctaaccaTTTAACGGTTACTTTTGACTTGTGCTTAGGATCGTTGTCATGCTGGAATGTCCAATGTTGTGTCAAATTTAAGTTCGCGACCGAAGGTAAAAgacatttttccaaaatttcgcAATATTTAAGAGAATTCATCATTCCATCAATTACAAATAGTTCACCAACACCTGTTGATGAAAAACAACCTTACAACATGATACTACCTCCCCCGTGCTTTACGGTAGGTACGGTGCATTTTGGGATATACGCCTGATTTGATTTGCCCCAAATTGAAAGCGTGTAGTTCAGTCCGAAAAGTTGTATTTTGATTCGTCCGAccacaaaatattgtttatgaattcattttctttgttcaaaagATTTTTTGCATATTGGATTCACGCTGAAAGgtgtattttctttaataacGGAACTCGACGGGGCCTTCGCTTATTGATACCTTCTTTGCGTAGTGTAGAAGTGATTGTACGAAGGGACACTGACGTTCCTGTGATTTTTAAATTATCGGCCAATTCTTTTCGAGTTATTTTTGGGTTTGAAGTAACTAATTTTTTCATTAATGAAGAAGAACGCAGAGATATCTTTTTTGGAGCACCCGATCTTGGTTTATTAATAACAGTTCCGCGTTGCTTCCATCGAGTAATAATATTTCGAACAGTACTTTTTGGTAATATCAACAATTTAGAAATCTCTCCATAACTTTTACCGTTTTGCTGGGCAGTTACAACTCGTTGTTTTAGGTCTAAAGAATGCTCTTTCCTCATCgacgagataattttaataaaaggcgaaaaataaaagtatatttatactaATCGGAATCTACTAATCAATTATATTAATAGAACTAAGAAtcaattatttcaaagaaaaaacaaggcACCAAAAGATAatcatttgtattttattgtcaaaaaaatccatattttttgatAGTGTCATCACTTttttacacatcaaatttgacgtttttctaaatatgaagcaaaaacaattatatttatttgaaattcatgAATATAATTAGCACGAAATGGGTTCAAAAGAATGCAAGATTTTATTGTGTAGCATGATGAACTAAATCGAAAAAGttatcattgtaaaaatatattgaattacaaAAAAATGATAGGTGTGCCATGACTTATTTGCTCCACTGTATCGTTAATAGATACCGAATCCTTGTTCATAGTGTCTGTAATCAAA
Above is a window of Octopus sinensis unplaced genomic scaffold, ASM634580v1 Contig18768, whole genome shotgun sequence DNA encoding:
- the LOC115231762 gene encoding uncharacterized protein LOC115231762, with the translated sequence MRKEHSLDLKQRVVTAQQNGKSYGEISKLLILPKSTVRNIITRWKQRGTVINKPRSGAPKKISLRSSSLMKKLVTSNPKITRKELADNLKITGTSVSLRTITSTLRKEGINKRRPRRVPLLKKIHLSA